The genomic interval GTGCCTTCCGGCGGCAGAGCTGCGCGCTCTCGAAGAGCTCGGAGGTCGTATCCACGGTCCCGAACGTCTCCGCTGCTCGGCGCCAGTCGAGCTCCCGGGCATAGCTCAACCCGGTGACCATGGCCGCCCGGTGGGCCAACTCCGCTGCGCCGGCGGAGGATCCCCAGGGGATCCGGGCCAGATGCGCGCGCGCCTGGGGCCAGTTCTCCTCGCGGAAGTAGCTCCGTCCGATGAGGTACTCCCTCCGGATCCCCAACGGCGTGGTCGAACTGGCGGGCAGCTCCTCCGCGAGATGGCGAGCTTCCGCGTACTCCCCCAGTCGGTAGAGGCACTCCGAGGCCAACTCGACGGCGGCGTCATGGCCCGGAGCATCCGGGAAGTACGCGAGGGCGCGGCGGTACTCCACCAGAGCACTCCGGTAGTCGCCCGCGAACATGAGGGCGGAGGCGAACCGCAGGATGCGGTCCTGCCCCGGAAATGGCATCGAGGGAATCGGCGGCGGAGCCGGCTCCATATCCGGCGAGGTATCCGTTTGAACCTGCGGCTGTGCCTCCGGGTGGGCACCTGATGCAGCCTCTGGTTGGGTGTCTGATGCAACCGCTCGTTGGACACCGGCTTGGGCCTCGGGATGAAGTGCCGGCCCGGTGGAAAGGGCGGGTGTAGAAGCCTCTCGCGAAACCGGAGGGGGGTCCATGAACCGGATCCTGCCGCCGGTCTCCATGACGGGGTAGTAGCTCAGGTCGTGACCGCAGCGGCACAGGCGATCGGCCGTGAGCACGAAGGCGGTCAAAGGGCTGCGGTTGCGCAATGCGGCCAGCCCGTATTCGGAACAGGATGGATACATCGAGCACGAAGTGCCCCGGCCAGGGCTGACGCAGGCCTGGTACGCCCGGATCAGGCGTGTGCCTAGATACTGGTAAGGCGACTCCGCGCCGATCTCCACTGGCCGGTGATCCGCAGCGAAGGATCTCGCCGGAAATGCCTCGTGCACCGGATGCCGCACGGCGATCGCCGCGGCCCCCGTGAGGGAGATGTCGCCGAGTGACGGTGTCAGGCAGGAGCACGTCAGGCATCCTGCCGCGATCCACATCAGACACCGGCTGCCTATCATGGATCAGAACATCCCCCCTGCAGCGCCCGTGTCGTTGTCGCTCCCACCGTTCCTGTGCCCTGCCGACGTTCTTGTGCCCTTGCGGGAGCAAGTGGCAGCTCGAGGCGGGTAGACCGGACTCGCCCGTCTTCGCCCCACACACACGACGACGAAGTGTAGCCGACTGCGGCCTCGCTCGCCAGAGCCTCCGTGGCGCGCAGCCAGCGATCGAGTTGACAACGATGGCTCCGTCGCCGGCCATTCTCCTCGACCGTGACGGATCTCCCGAACTGCCCGAAGATACCGTCGTTGCCGTGGACCTGAAAGCGCGGGGCATCGTTGCAGGCAGTGGCTTCCCGGATCTGCTGCTTGACCCAGGCCACGGTGGGGCTCGTTGTCGTTCCCACAAATGCCATCCACGTTGCTGCGCTTGCCGTTAGCCTGACGGCTCGAGGGGCTCAGCGTCATACTTCTCACCATGTTCCGCACCTTGGTCTCCGTCTTTCAATCCGAACGGGCGCTCGCCGTCGAGAACCTCGCCCTTCGGCACCAACTCGCGGTTCTGCAACGAGCTTCGAAGAAACCTCGCATCGGGAAAGGTCCCGGATTTACTGGAGATGGAGTAACCGGCTGCAGAAACAGGGCAGGCCGCAGGCAGTCCATGAGGTCCGGGCCTTTGTCCGTCAGATATCGGAATCGAATCCACTCTGGGGCGCCCCTCCCATCCACGGCGAGCTGCTGAAGCTAGGGATCGAGGTCTGCCAGGCGACGGTGACGGAGTACATGGTGCGTCACCGGATGCCGCCGACCTAGAGCTGGCGGGCCTTCCTGGGGAACTGCGCCCAGCACATCCTCTCGATCGACTTCTTCACGGTCCCGACAGTGAGATTCCGGGCGCTCTTCGTCCTGATCGTCCTGAGCAATGACCGGCCGCGAGTGCTTCACTTCAATGTAACGGCACCGCCGAGCGCAGCCTGGACGGGATAGCAGATGATCGAGGCGTTTCCGTGGGATACCGCGCCGAAGTACTTGCTGCGGGACAGGGACGGTACCCACGGAGCCGACTTCGTCGGTCGTGTCGAAGGCATGGGGATCGAGCAGGTAGTGTTCTCGGCCCGCTCGCCCTGGCAGAATCCGTATGTCGAGCGCCTGATCGGCTCGACTCAGCGAGAGTGCCTAGAGCACGTGATCATCATCAGCGAGAGGCAACTTCGCGGGGGTGCTTCCCGAAGCCGCACTCCTGGGGCGCAGCTCCTGCGGCGGGTGCTTCATGCGGACGCTCATCGAGAAGATCCTCCGGCATCTCGGGCTGCCGTGCACAGCGCCCCCCGTCTCACTCCCTCGTCACGGCCTATGGCAGCCGCCGCTGGATCTTCTTCCCCCACGAATGCAGACGGATGTCGGCGGGCAGGGAGAGGACGTCGCCACCGAAAGCGGCGCCTTGGCGGAGGCTGCGGAGCATGGCTCGTCCACCCGATCCCCGCCTTGAGACTTGGGCAGGACGGACGGGAGAGGCGGATGCAGACGCGGTCCCGTGTGCGCCCCGCCGAGGATCCGTCCTCACGAAGGCGAGTCGAGAGTTGTCTGCCTCCCACACCCGCCGGGCCTGAGGCTCGGTTGCAGGGGAGAGGTGCGCCCTGGATAGAGAAGGGTGGAGGCGGGAAGAGGCAGGAGAGCCGATTCTGGTGGGTCCGAGATCCAGGGCCCATCGCAGCGAAGGCCCGCGGCATCTTCCGCAGCCATCCAGAGACCGGGCCCGGCCTTCAAGGCCCGTTGATTCTTCCTATGAGCGCATGGCCAGGTTTCCCGTTCGGATCAAGCACGCCATGCTTCCCTGGATAACTCTTCGCGAGTCGCTGCGCGCGCGTGAGCGGGGTGGAGAGGACGCGCAGGACGCCGCGGCCACAACGGAGGAGGCGCGCGGGTGAGGGAATCGTGCGGGAGGAACTCCGACTCCGGCGTTCGGATCACCGAGGGTGGGATCCGTCAGGTTTTGCGCCCCGTGACCGATCCCGAGCTCGGTCTGTCGATCCTTGATCTCGACCTCCTCTACGGGATCGGCATCGATCAGGATGCCGGCGAGGTCACGGTCACCATGACGCTGACCAGCCAGATGTGCCCTACGGGACCTCAGATCCTCGGCGCGACGGTGAAGGCGGGTCGCCGCGCCCCCGGCGTTCGGAAGGCCAAGATCGAGCTCGTTTGGGAGCCTCCCTGGGATCCGCGCAAGCACGCGTCTGAGGATGGAAAGGCGTTTCTCGGGATCTGGGATTGACCTAGGGCGCTGGCGAGGCAGCGCGCCCGCTCGCCTCTCGAATCCGATCAGGGCCGTCTACAGAAGCTCCGCCACCAGGAAGGCCCGATCGTCGTTCTGGGGCATCCTCTGGGTGTGGTCGAGGAGCGCCTCCTCGAGCCTGTCGCGCGCCTCGGCCGGACGAACGCGCAGGCAATCCTCGATCAGCCTCCTATACCCGGGCGTCTCGCTGAGGTGAATGTCCTCCGGCGAGGTCGCGTCGCCGAACCCATCCGTGCTAAGGAAGATTCTCGTTCCTTCTTGGCGCGCGAGTGTGGAGCCGGCCCGCTCGGGATGATCGGGGAGGGGGAGGTTCAGCGGGATTCCCTCGCTCTCGATCGGGAGGATCTTCCCGTCCGGCGTCCGCAGGATTCCCGGCGGATGTCCCGCGCCGCAGTAGCGGATCTCGCCCGCGGTCAGGTCGTCGATCAGGAGGAACGCCGTCAGGAAGCGATCTCGCGTGAGGTTGTGAAGGGCGAGATCGAGGAGATGGAGCACCCTGCCGGGGTCCCTTTCCTGCGCCGTCAACATATGGAGTTGCGTCTTGACGACGCCCGTGATCATCGACGCCGACGCGCCGTGCCCCATGACATCCGCGGCAAGGAGCGCCGTGCCCCCTCCGGGTAGAGGCCAGTAGTCGATGAGATCGCCGCTCAACCGAGCGCTCGGGACGTAGAGGGCCGCGACCTCGATCCGGTTGCCGCTCCACTCGTGCGGGGGCAGAAGGGCCTGCTGGAAGACCCTCGCGCTCTCGAGGTCGTCCTCGAGCTGTCTGGCATGCTGCTGGAGCCTCTCCTCGAGGATCTGCGTCTCGGTGATCCGATCGACGAGCGTCTCGAGGATCGACGCGGAGAAGGGCTTTCGCAGGAAGAAGAACGCCTTCCGCCGGATCGAGCCGAGAAGCGCCTCGTCGGGATCCTTCGCCGAACCGGTCATGATGACCACGTCGGTCGATGGGCTGACCACTTTGATGGCCGCCAGCAGCTCGAGTCCGCTGATCCCGGGCAGGCGGAAGTCGACGAGCGCCACGTTGAAGTGTTGCTCCCCGATCATGTCGAGAGCCTCCTCGCCGGATCCCGCCTCGATCACCTCGTACTGGGGCGAGAGGATCCGCCGGGTCGCGTAGCGCATCCCCGGCTCGTCGTCCACGACGAGGACGGTGCGAAGCTCCTCGTTCAAGATCTCCCCGGGTCTGTCCGGCGTCATGTCTCGCCTCGTCCCTTCCCTTCACGCGCGGTCCCGTCCCGGCTCGAGGGATTCCCGGCCGTCCCGGCCCGCATCCGTTCTTCGCCTTGGATCCCTGACACAGCCGTCTTCGAGGAGGCAGCCTCCACAGCCGAATCGGCGTCCAATCTCC from Candidatus Eisenbacteria bacterium carries:
- the yidD gene encoding membrane protein insertion efficiency factor YidD gives rise to the protein MIGSRCLMWIAAGCLTCSCLTPSLGDISLTGAAAIAVRHPVHEAFPARSFAADHRPVEIGAESPYQYLGTRLIRAYQACVSPGRGTSCSMYPSCSEYGLAALRNRSPLTAFVLTADRLCRCGHDLSYYPVMETGGRIRFMDPPPVSREASTPALSTGPALHPEAQAGVQRAVASDTQPEAASGAHPEAQPQVQTDTSPDMEPAPPPIPSMPFPGQDRILRFASALMFAGDYRSALVEYRRALAYFPDAPGHDAAVELASECLYRLGEYAEARHLAEELPASSTTPLGIRREYLIGRSYFREENWPQARAHLARIPWGSSAGAAELAHRAAMVTGLSYARELDWRRAAETFGTVDTTSELFESAQLCRRKALGARTLAQRRPALAGILAVVPGLGYVYSGYPRTGLSALIVNGLLIWGTAEAWKHDQHAAAVLTGTIGAGWYVGNIGGSATSARRRNAMVLHNQIREVDLGFDF
- a CDS encoding metal-sulfur cluster assembly factor is translated as MRESCGRNSDSGVRITEGGIRQVLRPVTDPELGLSILDLDLLYGIGIDQDAGEVTVTMTLTSQMCPTGPQILGATVKAGRRAPGVRKAKIELVWEPPWDPRKHASEDGKAFLGIWD
- a CDS encoding response regulator — encoded protein: MTPDRPGEILNEELRTVLVVDDEPGMRYATRRILSPQYEVIEAGSGEEALDMIGEQHFNVALVDFRLPGISGLELLAAIKVVSPSTDVVIMTGSAKDPDEALLGSIRRKAFFFLRKPFSASILETLVDRITETQILEERLQQHARQLEDDLESARVFQQALLPPHEWSGNRIEVAALYVPSARLSGDLIDYWPLPGGGTALLAADVMGHGASASMITGVVKTQLHMLTAQERDPGRVLHLLDLALHNLTRDRFLTAFLLIDDLTAGEIRYCGAGHPPGILRTPDGKILPIESEGIPLNLPLPDHPERAGSTLARQEGTRIFLSTDGFGDATSPEDIHLSETPGYRRLIEDCLRVRPAEARDRLEEALLDHTQRMPQNDDRAFLVAELL